One genomic segment of candidate division TA06 bacterium includes these proteins:
- the galT gene encoding galactose-1-phosphate uridylyltransferase has protein sequence MPELRKDPIIGRWVIISTERGKRPVDYDIPIPATTRGSCPFCYGQEHLTTPEILAVRPPDTAPNSPGWQLRVIANKYPALRVEGELEKSGEGLYDKMSGIGAHEIIVEMPEHNRLLSDLDIPHLQNILAAYVSRMQDLKRDTRLKYLMIFKNQGYRAGASLEHSHSQLIATPIVPKTINEELAGAQEYYRYKERCVFCDIVKQETEDRRRLVLENENFISIAPFAARFPFECWLLPKKHESNFENIAMADLALLAPILKETLLRIKASVNNPPFNLVIHTDPCQLSGLPHFHWHMEIMPRLTRVAGFERGTGFYLNPTPPEEYAQFLREVDIV, from the coding sequence CGTTGGGTAATAATCTCCACCGAACGGGGCAAACGTCCGGTGGATTATGACATCCCCATTCCGGCGACGACCCGCGGCTCCTGTCCCTTTTGCTACGGCCAGGAGCATCTGACCACGCCCGAGATCCTGGCCGTCAGGCCGCCGGACACGGCCCCCAACTCTCCCGGCTGGCAGTTGAGGGTAATAGCCAACAAATACCCGGCCCTAAGGGTGGAAGGAGAACTGGAGAAATCCGGCGAAGGGCTTTACGACAAAATGTCCGGCATCGGGGCCCACGAAATAATAGTGGAGATGCCGGAGCACAACCGGCTGTTGTCCGACTTGGACATCCCCCACCTTCAGAATATTCTGGCCGCCTATGTTTCCCGGATGCAGGACCTGAAACGGGATACCCGCTTAAAATACCTGATGATATTCAAGAACCAGGGATACCGGGCCGGGGCTTCGCTGGAACACAGCCACAGCCAGCTTATCGCCACGCCCATCGTTCCCAAGACCATCAACGAGGAGCTGGCCGGGGCCCAGGAATACTACCGCTACAAAGAACGCTGCGTTTTCTGCGACATAGTCAAGCAGGAGACCGAGGACCGCCGCCGGCTGGTGCTGGAAAACGAAAATTTCATTTCCATCGCCCCCTTTGCCGCCCGCTTTCCCTTTGAATGCTGGCTGCTCCCCAAAAAACACGAATCCAATTTCGAAAACATTGCCATGGCTGATCTGGCCCTGCTGGCCCCGATATTGAAGGAGACCCTGCTCCGCATCAAAGCCTCGGTCAATAATCCGCCCTTCAACCTGGTGATCCATACCGACCCCTGCCAGTTGTCCGGTCTGCCCCACTTTCACTGGCACATGGAAATAATGCCCCGTCTTACTAGAGTGGCCGGATTTGAGCGGGGAACCGGGTTTTACCTCAACCCCACCCCGCCCGAGGAATACGCCCAGTTTCTGCGGGAGGTGGATATAGTTTGA